In a genomic window of Thunnus thynnus chromosome 16, fThuThy2.1, whole genome shotgun sequence:
- the zfyve28 gene encoding lateral signaling target protein 2 homolog, whose protein sequence is MNRFRKWLYKPKRTDPQLLAQFYYADEELNQVATELDSLDGRKDPQRCTLLVNQFRSCQDNVLNIINQIMDECIPNDRANRDFCVKFPEEIRHDNLAGQLWFGAECLAAGSIIMNREIESIAMRPLAKDLTRSLEEVRNITRDQALRDLNLYTDRMKDALRHFDSLFAEFELSYVSAMVPVKSPKEYYVQQEVIVLFCETVERALKLGYLTQDMIDDYEPALMFTIPRLAIVCGLVVYSEGPLNLDRKSEDMSELFRPFRTLLKKIRDLLQTLTEKELITLERNLCISQDGELSTGQGVATNTVSALVQENHTSCSPANDTAKVESEGEQEHLALFVCPSQEEEVAEVEKGWEEVKTERGEEEQEQGLLCEEAEEAELACSMQYDEEELEQLNMMVYRVGDEMSTLLSPPSQSQSPAHNPSRGEAGGASGASSTEASPLRVLASRGRKGIYVEEDDRVFIMEDLDAAGDSITSISREACSCVATPSKAPESARPVQRKPGPQSDTVRNGWYSPEAPSEQPCPQPRSQNTHCPNAKRPPCTSAPGSESLPYTNGWEMGLEGTASETAEVIAHRMGGMKLSATVIFNPCSPSLTELAVDKLLLPRPAPSEIEPCGPLVATHCLLNSCVCCGSCEDGHEDAITTETTGLGLGLALGLDKHCKTPAPSTVIQSSACRLPPRGHEPHSKGDLSQLTPPSSCCSTEPLEEEANSQLCEKCLVVAPWPGHHAQDCGSSGGDEPSPCNHQLRAEKRQQASGGRLRDKEMDKDKQGTKDSKRDTKEDSRKSSSFQNSPLSSVSGSDCESVSVTTCSLSSSAYTPSPVSSITPSSGTSEDLDHQEIQLALQDAKVAARNKIRSRFHSSSDLIHRLFVCISGVADQLQTNYASDLRGILKTLFEVMATKCELGDNDKQKKGPVLRSAVLEDCALCQETSSSSELAAKAREGQFEDPPDWVPDEACNSCIACKAPFTVIRRKHHCRSCGKIFCSRCSSHSAPLPRYGQVKPVRVCTHCYMFHVTPFYSDKAGI, encoded by the exons ATGAACCGCTTTCGAAAGTGGCTGTACAAGCCCAAG agAACTGACCCTCAGCTCCTGGCCCAGTTCTACTACGCCGATGAAGAGCTGAACCAGGTGGCCACTGAGCTGGACAGCCTCGACGGCAGGAAGGACCCTCAGAGATGTACCCTGCTGGTCAACCAGTTCCGCTCCTGTCAG GACAATGTGTTGAACATTATCAATCAGATCATGGATGAATGTATTCCCAACGACCGGGCCAACAGAGACTTCTGTGTCAAGTTCCCCGAGGAGATTCGTCATGACAACTTGGCAGGGCAGCTGTGGTTTGGGGCTGAG TGTTTGGCTGCTGGTTCCATCATCATGAACAGGGAAATAGAGAGTATAGCTATGAGACCCCTGGCTAAGGACCTCACTCGCAGCCTGGAGGAGGTGCGCAACATCACCAGAGACCAGGCCCTGAGAGACCTCAACTTGTACACAGACCGCATGAAGGACGCATTGCGACATTTCGACAGCCTTTTTGCTGAGTTTGAACTCAG CTACGTGTCAGCCATGGTGCCTGTGAAGTCTCCCAAAGAATACTATGTACAGCAGGAGGTGATTGTGCTCTTCTGTGAGACTGTGGAGAG GGCCCTGAAGCTGGGCTATCTCACACAAGACATGATCGATGACTATGAACCTGCACTGATGTTTACAATTCCCAGACTAGCCATTGTGTG tggGCTGGTTGTGTATTCAGAGGGACCTCTCAACTTAGATCGAAAATCAGAGGACATGTCTGAGCTATTTCGGCCATTTCGCACTTTATTGAAGAAAATCAG AGACCTGCTACAGACCCTGACGGAGAAGGAGTTGATAACGCTGGAGAGAAACCTCTGTATCTCTCAGGACGGGGAGTTGTCCACAGGCCAGGGGGTGGCCACAAACACCGTATCAGCACTAGTCCAAGAGAATCACACATCCTGCAGCCCTGCCAATGACACCGCCAAGGTGGAGAGCGAGGGGGAGCAGGAGCATCTAGCCCTGTTCGTCTGTCCcagccaggaggaggaggtggcagAAGTGGAAAAAGGCTGGGAAGAGGTGAAAACcgagagaggggaggaagagcaggagcaGGGCCTGCTgtgtgaggaggcagaggaggctGAGCTGGCCTGCTCCATGCAGTATGACGAGGAGGAACTGGAACAGCTCAACATGATGGTTTACCGCGTGGGAGACGAGATGTCCACTCTGTTATCACCCCCCAGCCAAAGTCAGTCACCAGCACACAACCCCAGCAGAGGAGAGGCTGGAGGCGCTAGTGGGGCTTCCAGCACTGAGGCCTCTCCCCTCAGGGTCCTGGCGAGCCGGGGAAGGAAAGGCATCTATGTAGAAGAGGACGACAGGGTCTTCATCATGGAGGACTTGGACGCAGCAGGAGACAGCATCACCAGCATCTCAAGAGAGGCCTGCAGTTGTGTCGCCACACCTTCCAAAGCACCAGAGTCTGCTCGTCCTGTGCAGCGCAAACCAGGACCGCAGTCGGACACTGTTAGAAACGGCTGGTACTCCCCCGAAGCCCCTTCAGAGCAGCCCTGTCCACAGCCACGCAGCCAGAACACACACTGTCCCAATGCAAAGCGTCCCCCTTGCACCTCTGCCCCCGGCTCTGAAAGTCTGCCTTACACTAACGGTTGGGAGATGGGTTTAGAAGGGACTGCGTCTGAAACCGCGGAAGTCATCGCTCATCGTATGGGCGGAATGAAGCTGTCTGCCACAGTCATCTTCAACCCTTGCTCCCCCAGCTTGACAGAGCTGGCTGTGGACAAGCTGCTACTGCCGCGGCCCGCTCCCTCTGAGATTGAGCCCTGCGGCCCCCTTGTGGCCACTCACTGCCTGCTTAATTCCTGCGTCTGCTGTGGGAGCTGTGAGGATGGCCACGAGGATGCCATCACCACAGAGACCACAGGACTTGGCTTAGGCCTCGCTCTGGGACTGGACAAACACTGTAAGACCCCGGCCCCCAGCACAGTCATCCAATCCTCTGCTTGCCGGCTGCCCCCACGAGGTCACGAGCCTCACAGTAAGGGGGACCTCTCCCAGCTGACTCCCCCTTCTTCCTGCTGCTCTACAGAGCCCCTGGAAGAGGAAGCAAACTCTCAGCTCTGTGAGAAGTGCCTGGTGGTGGCCCCGTGGCCGGGGCATCACGCTCAGGACTGTGGCTCCAGCGGAGGGGATGAACCCTCCCCGTGCAACCACCAGCTGAGGGCTGAAAAGAGACAGCAGGCCAGCGGAGGCCGACTGAGGGACAAGGAGATGGATAAGGACAAGCAAGGAACTAAAGACTCCAAGAGGGACACCAAAGAGGACAGCAGGAAGAGCTCCAG ttttcagaACTCTCCCCTCAGCTCTGTGTCAGGTAGTGACTGTGAGAGTGTGTCGGTCACCACATGTAGTCTATCGAGCAGTGCATATACTCCCAG CCCTGTCAGCAGCATCACTCCCAGCTCGGGGACATCAGAAGACCTTGATCATCAGGAGATCCAGCTGGCCCTGCAAGACGCCAAGGTGGCCGCCAGGAACAAGATCCGATCGCGCTTCCACAGCAGCAGTGACCTCATCCATCGTCTCTTTGTTTGTATATCAG GTGTTGCTGATCAGCTGCAGACCAACTATGCGAGTGACCTTCGCGGCATCCTCAAGACACTGTTTGAAGTCATGGCAACCAAGTGTGAGCTGGGAGACAACGATAAGCAAAAGAAAG GTCCTGTTCTGCGAAGTGCAGTGCTGGAGGACTGTGCTCTCTGTCAGGAGACCAGTTCCTCATCGGAATTGGCAGCCAAGGCCCGGGAGGGCCAGTTCGAAG ACCCTCCCGACTGGGTCCCAGATGAAGCCTGCAACTCCTGCATTGCCTGCAAGGCTCCTTTCACTGTCATCCGCAGGAAGCATCACTGTAGGAGCTGTGGGAAG ATCTTCTGCTCTCGCTGCTCCTCCCATTCGGCTCCGTTGCCCCGATACGGCCAGGTGAAGCCCGTCAGGGTGTGCACACACTGCTACATGTTTCATGTCACACCCTTCTACAGCGACAAGGCCGGCATCTGA